In Deinococcus proteolyticus MRP, a single genomic region encodes these proteins:
- the dnaK gene encoding molecular chaperone DnaK — protein sequence MAKAVGIDLGTTNSVIAVMEGGRPEVIVNAEGNRTTPSVVAYKGDERLVGQIARRQAALNPQATLFEVKRFIGRRWDEVKDEAARSPFTVKEGPGGSVRIEVDGKDYAPEQVSAEVLRKLVGDASAKLGQKITDAVITVPAYFDNSQREATKQAGEIAGLNVLRVINEPTAAALAYGLERKGDETILVFDLGGGTFDVTILELGDGVFEVKSTSGDTSLGGADFDQRIVDWLAEEFNKEHNFDLRKDKQALQRLIEAAEKAKIELSNASETSISLPFITFDPETRTPLHLERTLSRAKFEELTADLLKRVRQPVEQAMRDAGVSSSDLNEVILVGGSTRIPAVKRIVKDLTGKEPNESVNPDEAVALGAAVQAGIIQGDSNLGDIVLVDVTPLTLGVEVKGGMIAPMITRNTAVPAKKTEIYTTAENNQPGVEINVLQGERPMAADNKSLGRFKLEGIPPMRAGQAQIEVTFDIDANGILNVTAKEKTTGKESSITIENTTTLDKSDVERMVKEAEQNAEADKARKERVEKRNALDQMRVQALQQIDENAAAPQDAKDRLKAVADEAEQAVGSDDDSRIAEVQGRLEEELRNFMTQNSAAAGAQEGAGQPGAAQDQDDVIDADFKPADDNK from the coding sequence ATGGCTAAAGCAGTAGGAATTGACCTGGGTACCACCAACTCCGTCATCGCCGTGATGGAAGGCGGCCGCCCCGAAGTGATCGTGAACGCCGAAGGCAACCGCACCACCCCCTCCGTCGTGGCCTACAAAGGCGACGAGCGTCTGGTGGGCCAGATCGCCCGCCGTCAGGCTGCGCTGAACCCCCAGGCCACCCTGTTTGAAGTCAAGCGCTTTATTGGCCGCCGCTGGGACGAAGTCAAAGACGAAGCCGCCCGTAGCCCCTTTACCGTCAAGGAAGGCCCCGGCGGAAGCGTCCGCATTGAAGTGGACGGCAAAGACTACGCTCCAGAGCAGGTGAGCGCCGAAGTGCTGCGTAAGCTGGTGGGCGACGCCTCCGCCAAACTGGGCCAGAAAATCACCGACGCCGTGATTACCGTGCCCGCCTACTTCGACAACTCGCAGCGTGAAGCCACCAAGCAGGCCGGTGAAATTGCAGGCCTGAACGTGCTGCGCGTGATCAACGAGCCTACCGCTGCGGCGCTGGCTTACGGCCTGGAGCGCAAAGGCGACGAAACCATTCTGGTCTTCGACCTCGGTGGCGGCACCTTTGACGTGACCATCCTGGAGCTGGGCGACGGCGTGTTCGAGGTGAAGAGCACCTCCGGCGACACCTCGCTGGGCGGCGCGGACTTTGACCAGCGCATCGTGGACTGGCTGGCTGAGGAGTTCAACAAGGAACACAACTTCGACCTCCGCAAGGACAAGCAGGCCCTGCAGCGCCTGATCGAAGCCGCCGAAAAGGCCAAGATTGAGCTCTCCAACGCCTCTGAGACCTCTATCTCGCTGCCCTTTATCACCTTCGACCCCGAAACCCGTACCCCGCTGCACCTGGAGCGCACGCTCAGCCGCGCCAAGTTTGAGGAACTGACCGCCGACCTGCTGAAGCGTGTGCGTCAGCCGGTGGAACAGGCCATGCGCGACGCAGGCGTCAGCTCCAGCGACCTGAACGAAGTGATTCTGGTGGGTGGTAGCACCCGTATTCCCGCCGTCAAGCGCATCGTGAAGGACCTGACTGGCAAGGAACCCAACGAGTCGGTCAACCCCGACGAAGCTGTGGCGCTGGGCGCCGCCGTGCAGGCCGGCATCATCCAGGGCGACTCCAACCTGGGCGACATCGTGCTGGTGGACGTCACCCCGCTGACCCTGGGCGTGGAAGTCAAAGGCGGCATGATTGCCCCGATGATTACCCGCAACACCGCTGTGCCCGCCAAGAAGACCGAGATTTACACCACTGCCGAGAACAACCAGCCTGGCGTGGAAATCAACGTGCTGCAAGGTGAGCGCCCCATGGCCGCCGACAACAAGTCCCTGGGCCGCTTCAAGCTGGAAGGCATTCCCCCCATGCGCGCCGGTCAGGCCCAGATCGAAGTGACCTTCGACATCGACGCCAACGGCATCCTGAACGTGACCGCCAAGGAAAAGACCACCGGCAAGGAATCCAGCATCACCATCGAAAACACCACCACCCTCGACAAGAGCGATGTGGAGCGCATGGTGAAGGAAGCCGAGCAGAACGCCGAAGCCGACAAGGCCCGCAAGGAACGCGTGGAAAAGCGCAACGCGCTGGACCAGATGCGTGTGCAGGCACTGCAGCAGATTGACGAAAACGCCGCTGCGCCCCAAGACGCCAAGGACCGACTCAAGGCCGTGGCCGACGAAGCCGAGCAGGCCGTGGGCAGCGACGACGACAGCCGCATTGCTGAAGTGCAGGGCCGCCTGGAAGAAGAACTGCGGAACTTCATGACCCAGAACAGCGCAGCTGCGGGCGCCCAGGAAGGCGCCGGCCAGCCCGGAGCTGCCCAGGACCAGGACGACGTGATTGACGCCGACTTCAAGCCCGCCGACGACAACAAGTAA
- a CDS encoding VF530 family DNA-binding protein: MSRDPLHGVTLKHIVEHLHAEYGWDELARRVPVKCFQNNPSLNSSLKFLRREGWARARVEEEYVRLSQREDSNPLIHALKGGEPLEVAGVSQTKQHQALAWALRHGAPAEQLLALLGGIEDVNFWPDSEALPLLNLAVERAAPPAFLRELLRRGADPNDARFWPPLLHTVDAEGQAYRSGSRAPSTEVLDLLLAHGADPQRTDQRGHTALDIAQAYGLKAFIHKL, from the coding sequence GTGAGCCGCGACCCCCTGCACGGCGTGACCCTCAAGCACATCGTGGAGCATCTGCACGCCGAATACGGCTGGGATGAGCTGGCTCGGCGTGTGCCGGTCAAGTGCTTTCAGAACAACCCCAGTCTGAACAGCAGCCTCAAGTTTCTGCGCCGCGAAGGCTGGGCACGGGCAAGGGTGGAGGAAGAATATGTCCGCCTGAGCCAGCGTGAGGACAGCAACCCCCTGATCCACGCGCTCAAAGGTGGGGAACCGCTGGAAGTGGCGGGCGTCAGTCAAACCAAACAGCATCAGGCGCTGGCCTGGGCACTGCGGCACGGCGCTCCTGCCGAACAGCTGCTGGCGTTGCTGGGCGGCATAGAGGACGTGAACTTCTGGCCCGACTCGGAAGCTCTGCCACTGCTGAACCTGGCAGTAGAGCGTGCAGCGCCGCCTGCTTTCTTGCGCGAACTGCTGCGGCGTGGGGCCGACCCCAACGATGCCCGCTTCTGGCCGCCCCTGCTGCACACGGTAGACGCCGAGGGCCAGGCCTACCGCAGCGGATCCCGTGCCCCCAGTACCGAGGTGCTGGACCTGCTGCTGGCCCACGGAGCCGACCCCCAGCGTACCGACCAACGCGGCCATACGGCACTGGACATTGCCCAGGCCTACGGCCTGAAAGCCTTCATCCACAAGCTTTAG
- a CDS encoding nucleotide exchange factor GrpE yields MFSNFSNPFGKKKESDMTDDAKKNQPENIQFEGSDAEAQSGMKQRSSDLPDDFPEDFEMPEGFPEMDENMMAQVQEMMGQLQKGQRAEELEQENADLKTRLGRLAADFEGYRTRTAAETAEAQNKGVSKAAEALMPVYDDISRALSMGAEDPAKLIPGMQAVQSKVLSIFAGLGLEPTGQEGEDFDPAYHEAIQVIEGEDGKIVQTYELGFRMGERCVRPARVVVSQQG; encoded by the coding sequence ATGTTTTCCAACTTTTCCAACCCTTTCGGCAAGAAAAAGGAGTCCGATATGACCGATGATGCCAAGAAGAACCAGCCCGAAAACATTCAATTCGAGGGCTCAGACGCGGAAGCTCAGAGCGGTATGAAGCAGCGCAGCAGCGACCTGCCCGACGACTTTCCCGAAGATTTCGAGATGCCCGAAGGCTTCCCCGAAATGGACGAGAACATGATGGCTCAGGTGCAGGAGATGATGGGCCAGCTGCAAAAAGGTCAGCGTGCCGAGGAACTGGAGCAGGAAAACGCCGACCTGAAGACCCGCCTGGGCCGACTCGCTGCCGATTTCGAGGGCTACCGCACCCGCACTGCTGCCGAGACCGCCGAAGCCCAGAACAAGGGCGTGAGCAAGGCCGCCGAGGCCCTGATGCCGGTGTATGACGATATTTCCCGCGCGCTGAGCATGGGCGCAGAAGACCCCGCCAAGCTGATTCCCGGCATGCAGGCGGTGCAGAGCAAGGTACTGAGTATCTTTGCGGGCCTGGGCCTCGAACCCACCGGCCAAGAGGGCGAAGACTTCGATCCTGCGTACCACGAAGCCATTCAGGTGATTGAAGGCGAGGACGGCAAAATCGTGCAGACTTACGAGCTGGGCTTCCGCATGGGCGAGCGCTGCGTGCGCCCTGCCCGCGTGGTCGTGAGCCAGCAGGGTTAA
- the dnaJ gene encoding chaperone protein DnaJ, producing MAYKDYYEVLGVSRSASDSDIKSAYRKLAKQYHPDKNAGDESAAEKFKEIGEAYAVLSDPQKRQAYDQFGHTGQVPPGGYPGGGFQGGDFGGFDPSQFSDFFQEMFGGRAAGMGGRGGFTSPDGRPIDLEDLFGGLGGMGGAAQGGGRRFVQNVEGELQVSLSEAFEGSDEIINVDGRRLSLRVPAGTRDGARLRLAGQGPGGGDVLLTIRVLEDARFELDGDDLTTSVDVPAPVAALGGAVTVQTITGSGQLNVPAGSSGGRRMRLKGQGWPKKSGGRGDLYVRLNVTVPKELSEEERQLYEQLRDLQR from the coding sequence ATGGCCTACAAGGATTATTACGAGGTGCTGGGCGTCAGCCGCAGCGCTTCGGATTCGGATATCAAATCGGCTTACCGCAAGCTCGCCAAGCAGTACCACCCCGATAAGAACGCAGGCGACGAGTCAGCAGCTGAGAAATTCAAAGAAATCGGGGAAGCTTACGCAGTCCTGAGTGACCCCCAGAAGCGTCAGGCCTATGACCAGTTCGGCCACACCGGGCAGGTCCCGCCCGGCGGTTACCCCGGCGGCGGCTTTCAGGGCGGCGACTTCGGCGGGTTCGACCCCAGCCAGTTCAGCGACTTTTTCCAGGAGATGTTCGGGGGCCGGGCCGCTGGCATGGGAGGCCGCGGCGGCTTCACCTCGCCGGATGGTCGACCAATTGACCTCGAAGACCTGTTCGGTGGGCTGGGCGGCATGGGCGGCGCCGCTCAGGGCGGAGGCCGGCGTTTCGTGCAGAACGTGGAAGGCGAGCTGCAGGTGTCGCTGAGTGAAGCCTTCGAGGGCTCCGACGAAATCATCAACGTGGATGGCCGGCGCCTGAGCCTGCGCGTGCCGGCGGGCACCCGCGACGGCGCCCGGCTGCGGCTGGCCGGACAGGGCCCCGGTGGCGGCGACGTCCTGCTGACCATCCGGGTGCTGGAAGATGCCCGCTTTGAGCTGGACGGTGACGACCTGACCACCAGTGTGGACGTTCCCGCGCCAGTGGCCGCCCTGGGCGGCGCAGTCACGGTGCAGACCATCACCGGCAGCGGGCAGCTGAACGTACCGGCCGGCAGCAGCGGTGGGCGCCGCATGCGCCTGAAAGGCCAGGGCTGGCCCAAGAAATCCGGCGGGCGGGGTGACCTTTACGTGCGCCTGAACGTGACCGTTCCTAAAGAACTGAGCGAAGAAGAACGGCAACTGTACGAGCAGCTCCGCGACTTGCAGAGATAA